One window of the Novosphingobium aureum genome contains the following:
- a CDS encoding (2Fe-2S)-binding protein, whose product MSKRVIKVNDRLHEVEAAPETPLLWVLRDALGLKGTKFGCGIGVCGACTVHIDGEAVRACVMPLGALTSESVTTIEGLAGTRPGPESMHPVQEAWLAERVPQCGFCQPGMIMAASALLSRDPDPDDRTIDEQITNVCRCGTYPRIRRAIRRATGRREAS is encoded by the coding sequence ATGAGCAAACGCGTCATCAAGGTGAACGACCGTCTGCACGAAGTCGAAGCCGCGCCGGAAACACCGCTGCTGTGGGTGCTGCGCGATGCGCTCGGCCTCAAGGGCACCAAGTTCGGCTGCGGCATCGGCGTGTGCGGCGCGTGCACCGTACACATCGACGGCGAGGCGGTACGCGCCTGCGTCATGCCGCTCGGCGCGCTCACCAGCGAGAGCGTGACCACGATCGAGGGGCTGGCGGGCACGAGACCGGGGCCGGAGAGCATGCACCCGGTGCAGGAGGCCTGGCTGGCGGAACGGGTGCCCCAGTGCGGCTTCTGCCAGCCCGGCATGATCATGGCGGCCAGTGCCCTGCTCTCGCGCGATCCCGACCCTGACGACAGGACCATCGACGAGCAGATAACCAATGTCTGCCGCTGCGGGACCTATCCGCGCATTCGCCGCGCGATCCGCCGCGCCACCGGGCGGAGAGAAGCCTCTTGA
- a CDS encoding xanthine dehydrogenase family protein molybdopterin-binding subunit: MPSTISLDALTRRTLLKGAAGLVIGAGASGLIGARALGATSDAAHTEAFNAFVTITADDRVIITSPGAEMGQGVVNSLPKIIAEELCADWDRVEVRLSGADARFNNPANKQRSANSDAVVSYYAMLRRIGAATRAVLVEAAARHWNVEPASVTAKNGRLHRASGESLPFGAMAAAAAQLPVPQDPPLKSSAEHELLGRDFPRKDLPAKVDGSAVFGMDVSLPGMLYASIRHSPCTGLALEGYADEAALGAPGVHRVVALDNAVAVIAESYWQAEQAANLLELTSAQGGRLDTAQVRTMLREGLEDEAGFLPFPVTDTAGTRTPGAERARIDEIVAGAAVTFEADYEVPYLAHATMETLCSTALWADGRCEIWAPTQAGNTVAPKVAEATGIAPERITVHRTFLGGGFGRKFEPDFVIQSVQLAMTMRGRPVMLVWPREEDTRHDCYRPAFMARTRAGIDADGRIRAMRARISGQSLTTMKDYRVAGRADASVASDLVPSCYAIDERRIEHHEITTPLTTGYWRSVSASHNLFFTESAIDEIAAKLGRDPLDYRLQLAAHDPRAVAVLEAVRAKSDWDTPPGPGRGRGVALGCGWGARAAWVIEASIAQQVGNEDGPAPRLQLDAITCVFDCGTAIEPDTVKAQIEGGIVYGLSAALFGEITLSGGQIEQASYADYPVVLMEHCPPIAVHLLDSGAAMAGVGEAGVPGVAPALASAIAQASGRRLRRLPLVNLAMELRA, from the coding sequence ATGCCTTCCACGATCTCACTCGATGCGCTCACCCGCCGTACCCTCCTGAAAGGCGCGGCAGGCCTCGTCATCGGAGCCGGCGCGTCGGGCCTGATCGGTGCGCGCGCGCTTGGTGCGACCAGCGATGCAGCACATACCGAAGCCTTCAACGCCTTCGTCACGATCACCGCCGACGACCGGGTGATCATCACCTCGCCCGGCGCCGAGATGGGACAGGGCGTGGTCAATTCGCTGCCCAAGATCATCGCCGAGGAGCTTTGCGCCGACTGGGACCGGGTCGAGGTCCGCCTGTCGGGCGCGGATGCGCGCTTCAACAACCCCGCCAACAAGCAGCGCAGCGCCAACAGCGACGCGGTCGTCAGCTACTACGCGATGTTGCGCAGGATCGGCGCCGCAACGCGGGCCGTGCTCGTCGAAGCCGCCGCCCGGCACTGGAACGTCGAGCCTGCCAGCGTCACGGCGAAAAACGGCAGGCTCCATCGCGCAAGCGGCGAAAGCCTGCCCTTTGGCGCCATGGCCGCCGCCGCCGCGCAGTTGCCCGTACCGCAGGACCCGCCGCTCAAGTCCAGCGCCGAGCACGAACTGCTCGGACGCGATTTCCCGCGCAAGGACCTGCCTGCCAAGGTCGACGGCAGCGCGGTTTTCGGCATGGACGTCTCGCTGCCCGGAATGCTCTATGCCTCGATCCGCCATTCGCCGTGCACCGGCCTCGCGCTCGAGGGCTACGCGGACGAGGCAGCACTCGGCGCGCCAGGTGTGCACCGCGTGGTCGCGCTCGATAACGCGGTCGCGGTGATCGCCGAGAGCTACTGGCAGGCCGAGCAGGCCGCCAACCTGCTCGAACTCACCAGCGCGCAGGGCGGCAGGCTCGACACCGCACAGGTGCGCACGATGCTGCGCGAAGGTCTGGAGGACGAGGCCGGGTTCCTGCCCTTCCCCGTCACCGACACCGCGGGGACGCGTACTCCCGGCGCCGAACGCGCCCGGATCGACGAGATCGTCGCTGGCGCAGCCGTGACCTTCGAGGCGGACTACGAAGTGCCCTACCTCGCTCACGCGACGATGGAGACATTGTGCTCGACCGCGCTGTGGGCCGATGGGCGCTGCGAGATCTGGGCCCCGACGCAGGCGGGCAACACCGTCGCGCCCAAGGTGGCCGAGGCGACCGGGATCGCGCCCGAACGGATCACCGTCCACCGCACGTTCCTGGGCGGTGGCTTCGGGCGCAAGTTCGAGCCCGACTTCGTGATCCAGTCGGTGCAGCTGGCGATGACCATGCGCGGGCGGCCTGTCATGCTGGTCTGGCCGCGCGAGGAGGACACCCGACACGACTGCTATCGTCCCGCCTTCATGGCCCGGACGCGCGCCGGGATCGATGCCGACGGCCGCATCCGCGCCATGCGCGCGCGCATCTCGGGCCAGTCGCTCACCACCATGAAGGACTACCGCGTTGCCGGGCGCGCCGATGCCTCGGTTGCGAGCGATCTCGTGCCCTCGTGCTATGCCATCGACGAGCGGCGCATCGAGCACCACGAGATCACGACCCCGCTGACCACCGGCTACTGGCGCTCGGTCAGCGCCTCGCACAACCTGTTCTTCACCGAAAGCGCGATCGACGAAATCGCCGCGAAGCTGGGCCGCGATCCGCTCGACTATCGCCTGCAACTCGCAGCGCACGATCCGCGTGCCGTCGCCGTGCTCGAGGCAGTGCGCGCGAAATCGGACTGGGACACGCCGCCCGGTCCGGGCCGTGGCCGCGGCGTGGCGCTGGGTTGCGGCTGGGGCGCAAGGGCTGCGTGGGTAATCGAGGCCAGCATCGCCCAGCAGGTTGGCAACGAGGACGGCCCAGCCCCGCGCCTGCAACTCGATGCGATCACCTGCGTATTCGACTGCGGCACCGCAATCGAGCCCGACACGGTCAAGGCGCAGATCGAGGGCGGCATCGTCTATGGTCTTTCGGCAGCGCTGTTCGGCGAGATCACGCTGAGCGGCGGGCAGATCGAGCAGGCCAGCTATGCCGACTACCCTGTGGTCCTGATGGAACATTGCCCGCCGATCGCAGTCCACCTGCTCGACAGCGGGGCTGCGATGGCAGGTGTCGGCGAAGCCGGGGTCCCCGGCGTCGCCCCGGCGCTCGCCAGTGCCATCGCGCAGGCGAGCGGACGCCGCCTCCGCCGCCTGCCTCTCGTCAATCTCGCCATGGAGCTGCGCGCATGA
- a CDS encoding MFS transporter produces MPSARPAGARVQSTARAEWKAHWGVPLAGALGYATSVIHIYGLGVYIEPIAQGFGWTRVTTTFGLTIATLIQALFGVPIGMLVDKVGPRVLGVIGVPLTCAAFALLGTADGSAWQWYALWVVMAMATLPVQATIWTAAVASRFAHARGLAFALTLCGASVAAALFPWLGAKLIAAHGWQSAMAWQALIWGLVAWPVILVLFRGANDTRRTERDGTPEPDTSAPAIEGMSFREGLASSIYLRLMLASLLFTFTILALVVHFVPILTDAGLGTAQAAGMASIIGLFSIAGRLATGFLLDRFPASRVGAAIFLLPVVSSLVLLLAGAKGAAAVAVLVGLTLGAEVDVIVYLATRHFGLKAFGALYGGLLVALSVGTALGPLAAAAVYDATGSYDAFLVLTLALMAASSAAIASLPRPAFGHTAPG; encoded by the coding sequence ATGCCGTCCGCTAGACCCGCCGGCGCGCGCGTGCAGTCGACGGCCCGTGCCGAGTGGAAAGCCCATTGGGGCGTGCCGCTTGCGGGCGCGCTGGGCTATGCAACCAGCGTCATCCACATCTATGGCCTTGGCGTCTACATCGAGCCGATTGCGCAAGGGTTCGGCTGGACCCGCGTCACGACGACCTTCGGGCTGACCATCGCCACGCTGATCCAGGCGCTCTTCGGGGTGCCGATCGGCATGTTGGTCGACAAGGTCGGCCCGCGCGTGCTCGGCGTCATCGGCGTGCCGCTGACCTGCGCCGCCTTCGCGCTGCTCGGCACCGCCGATGGCAGCGCCTGGCAATGGTATGCGCTGTGGGTGGTCATGGCCATGGCGACGCTCCCCGTGCAGGCAACCATCTGGACCGCCGCGGTCGCGAGCCGTTTCGCCCATGCCCGTGGCCTCGCCTTTGCGCTCACCTTGTGCGGGGCATCGGTAGCGGCCGCGCTGTTCCCCTGGCTCGGCGCGAAGCTCATCGCCGCGCATGGCTGGCAAAGCGCGATGGCGTGGCAGGCGCTGATCTGGGGACTGGTGGCATGGCCGGTGATCCTCGTCCTGTTCCGCGGCGCGAACGACACCCGGCGCACCGAGCGTGACGGGACACCTGAGCCGGACACCAGCGCGCCCGCCATCGAAGGCATGAGCTTTCGCGAGGGCCTCGCCTCGTCGATCTACCTGCGGCTGATGCTGGCGAGCCTGCTGTTCACCTTCACCATCCTCGCGCTCGTCGTCCACTTCGTGCCGATCCTTACCGATGCCGGCCTTGGCACCGCGCAAGCGGCAGGAATGGCCTCGATCATCGGCCTGTTCTCCATCGCCGGGCGGCTCGCCACCGGCTTCCTGCTCGACCGCTTTCCCGCCTCGCGGGTCGGCGCGGCAATCTTCCTGCTGCCGGTGGTATCGAGCCTCGTCCTGCTGCTTGCGGGCGCCAAGGGTGCGGCGGCGGTCGCCGTGCTGGTCGGGCTGACGCTCGGCGCCGAAGTCGACGTGATCGTCTATCTCGCCACGCGCCACTTCGGGCTCAAGGCCTTCGGCGCGCTCTATGGCGGCCTGCTCGTCGCGCTTTCGGTCGGCACCGCGCTCGGCCCTCTGGCCGCAGCCGCGGTCTACGACGCGACCGGCAGTTACGATGCCTTCCTCGTGCTCACGCTTGCACTGATGGCAGCGAGCAGCGCCGCCATCGCGAGCCTGCCGCGCCCGGCATTCGGGCACACAGCGCCGGGCTGA
- a CDS encoding SDR family NAD(P)-dependent oxidoreductase encodes MDELRFDGRVAVISGAGRGLGRAYALLLASRGAKVVVNDNGSAILGEGADEGPAAQVVREIRDAGGEAVASVDSVASPEGAAAIVATALESFGRVDVLIHNAGNVRYGTLDEISIADFHSVLDVHLMGAFYLVRAAFPQMKAQGFGRVVLTSSIGGFYGNKACVNYAVSKSAMIGLSNVIALEGEAHNVRSNLILPGAMTRMADGLDTSQYPPLGPELVAPMVGWLAHEDCPLSGEALVAIGGRMARIDMLETQGVFQPEWTMEQVAARIDEISDPATYRNLGLNGYLTHLGSSFEMAKEGREKAAHAVR; translated from the coding sequence ATGGACGAATTGCGCTTCGATGGCCGCGTGGCCGTGATCAGCGGCGCCGGGCGCGGGCTGGGGCGGGCCTATGCACTGCTGCTCGCGAGCCGCGGTGCGAAGGTCGTGGTCAACGACAACGGCAGCGCGATCCTCGGCGAAGGTGCGGACGAAGGGCCCGCTGCGCAAGTCGTGCGCGAGATCCGCGATGCGGGCGGCGAGGCCGTCGCCAGTGTCGATTCGGTCGCCAGTCCCGAGGGTGCGGCGGCCATCGTCGCGACCGCACTCGAGAGCTTCGGGCGCGTCGACGTGCTGATCCACAATGCCGGCAACGTGCGCTACGGCACGCTCGACGAAATCAGCATCGCCGACTTCCACTCCGTGCTCGACGTGCACCTGATGGGGGCCTTCTATCTCGTGCGCGCGGCCTTCCCGCAGATGAAGGCGCAGGGCTTCGGACGGGTGGTGCTGACATCCTCGATCGGCGGCTTCTACGGCAACAAGGCCTGCGTGAACTACGCCGTCTCGAAATCGGCGATGATCGGGCTCTCGAACGTGATCGCGCTCGAGGGCGAGGCACACAACGTGCGCTCCAATCTCATCCTCCCCGGCGCGATGACCCGCATGGCCGACGGGCTCGATACCTCGCAGTACCCGCCGCTCGGTCCCGAACTGGTGGCGCCGATGGTAGGCTGGCTGGCGCACGAGGACTGCCCGCTCTCGGGCGAGGCACTGGTCGCGATCGGCGGGCGCATGGCGCGCATCGACATGCTCGAGACCCAGGGCGTATTCCAGCCCGAGTGGACGATGGAACAGGTCGCCGCGCGCATCGACGAGATCAGCGACCCGGCTACGTACCGCAACCTTGGCCTCAACGGCTACCTCACGCACCTGGGCTCGAGCTTCGAGATGGCCAAGGAGGGCCGCGAGAAGGCCGCCCATGCCGTCCGCTAG